A window from Eubalaena glacialis isolate mEubGla1 chromosome 1, mEubGla1.1.hap2.+ XY, whole genome shotgun sequence encodes these proteins:
- the LOC133095347 gene encoding synaptotagmin-15-like gives MEEQVALVIGGILGGLLLLLLLMGVSWCLWKRLCATFTYEELSGATAASSTQGHKLCPPDARTQASRPPGVPFVVPPSLQSQDWVPLSSREWAQAPQDPCPAPELLPHATGSNLGDACVVGTINPAFYKIPEDKSETHFPEGCLGRLWFSVEYQQEAERLLVGLIKAQRLQAPSETCSPLVKLHLLPDERHFLQSKTKCRTTSPQFDEHFIFQVSSKSVTQRVLRFSVYHVDRQRKHQLLGQVLFPLKKETLAGDCRRIIWRNLEAESLEPPSKFGDLQFCLSYNDCLNRLTVIVLRAKGLRLQEDTSFVSVLVKVCLMNHNKFVKCKKTSAVLGSANPVYSETFSFKADPAELDTASLSLTVLQRAEGDRSCELGRVVVGPYMYTRGKELEHWNEMLSKPKELVRRWHALCRTTEP, from the exons ATGGAGG agcAGGTGGCCCTGGTGATTGGGGGCATCCTTGGGGgactgctgctactgctgctgttGATGGGGGTGAGCTGGTGTCTCTGGAAGAGGCTTTGCGCCACGTTCACCTATGAGGAGCTGTCAGGGGCCACGGCTGCCTCCAGCACACAGGGACACAAGCTCTGCCCACCGGATGCCAGGACCCAGGCAAGCAG GCCACCAGGTGTACCATTCGTGGTGCCCCCTTCCCTCCAAAGCCAAGACTGGGTGCCCCTGAGCAGCAGAGAGTGGGCCCAGGCCCCACAGGACCCCTGCCCAGCCCCGGAGCTCCTGCCCCATGCCACCGGCAGCAATCTTG GAGACGCATGTGTGGTGGGGACCATCAATCCAGCGTTCTACAAGATCCCGGAGGACAAAAGTGAGACCCACTTCCCTGAGGGCTGCCTGGGGCGGCTGTGGTTCTCTGTGGAATATCAGCAGGAGGCCGAGCGACTGCTGGTGGGCCTGATCAAGGCACAGCGGCTGCAAGCCCCCTCAGAGACCTGTAGCCCCCTGGTGAAGCTCCACCTGCTACCGGATGAGCGGCACTTCCTCCAGTCCAAGACCAAATGCAGAACAACCAGCCCACAGTTCGACGAGCACTTCATCTTTCAG GTGTCCAGCAAGAGTGTCACCCAGAGGGTGCTGAGGTTCTCAGTGTACCACGTGGACAGGCAGAGGAAGCACCAGCTCCTGGGCCAGGTGCTGTTCCCCCTGAAGAAGGAGACCCTGGCGGGTGACTGCCGGCGCATCATCTGGAGAAACCTGGAGGCTGAGAGCCTGGAG cctccctccaAGTTTGGCGACCTCCAGTTCTGCCTCAGCTACAACGACTGCCTGAACCGCCTCACGGTGATCGTGCTTCGAGCCAAGGGCCTCCGACTCCAGGAGGACACGAGCTTTGTCA GTGTGCTTGTCAAGGTGTGTCTGATGAACCACAACAAGTTTGTCAAGTGCAAGAAGACTTCGGCTGTGCTGGGCTCCGCCAACCCTGTGTACAGCGAGACCTTCAGCTTCAAGGCCGACCCTGCCGAGCTGGACACGGCGAGCCTCAGCCTGACAGTGCTGCAGAGGGCCGAAGGGGACA GGAGCTGCGAGCTGGGCCGGGTGGTGGTGGGCCCCTACATGTACACCCGCGGCAAAGAGCTGGAGCACTGGAACGAGATGCTTAGCAAACCCAAGGAGCTGGTGAGGCGCTGGCACGCGCTTTGCCGCACCACTGAGCCCTGA